In Leptospira perdikensis, a single genomic region encodes these proteins:
- a CDS encoding c-type cytochrome, whose amino-acid sequence MNLSKFNGAHNRLKIGLILGLLMSMTIISCGGDKTEETPASNAGSKGIGPVKSVNIGALDQTMADRGKKQFEAKCSACHKFEEKVVGPALQDVTLRRTPEWIMNMILNPVEMTQKDPIGQELLGEHLTQMTFQNIKEEEAREILEYFRKMDLK is encoded by the coding sequence ATGAACCTTTCAAAATTTAACGGAGCACACAACCGACTAAAAATCGGACTCATATTGGGACTCCTAATGAGTATGACAATTATATCCTGTGGAGGAGATAAAACAGAAGAGACACCTGCATCTAACGCAGGTTCCAAGGGAATAGGGCCAGTTAAGTCAGTTAACATCGGAGCTTTGGACCAAACAATGGCCGACCGTGGTAAAAAACAATTTGAAGCAAAGTGTTCTGCTTGTCACAAATTTGAAGAGAAAGTTGTAGGACCTGCTCTTCAAGATGTTACACTTCGCAGAACTCCTGAATGGATCATGAATATGATTCTAAATCCGGTAGAGATGACTCAGAAAGATCCGATTGGACAAGAGTTACTCGGAGAACACTTAACTCAAATGACATTTCAAAATATTAAGGAAGAAGAAGCCCGAGAGATTCTCGAGTACTTCCGTAAGATGGATTTAAAATAG
- the nosZ gene encoding Sec-dependent nitrous-oxide reductase, with protein sequence MNKKSNLILIILGVTLFSLIPNCKKGASTATLASDAASRVYVAPGEKDEVYAFLSGGFSGQMSVYGIPSARLFKIIPVFSVFPENGYGFDEETKDMLKTTHGYVPWDDSHHVEASMTDGKQDGRWMFLNANNTPRLARIDLKSFETKEILEIPNTAGNHASPFATENTEYLMAATRFSVPVPQASVAIDSFSKGGFKGTVTMVKVDKNTGRLSIELQVLVPGFNYDLSHCGKKKSHDWCFFSSYNSEQAHKMLEVGASKKDKDFILAFNWVRAKECKDQGKAYNFGGDYVNNFHDENKPAVSTRLSGVKMLNPKDCPGMMYYMPTPKSPHGTDVDSTGEYIVGGGKLASVIPVHSFSKMIEVKDKKEHHSTEIEGIPVLKYESTLAGEVQKPCLGPLHTEFDGQGYAYTSCFVSSEVVKWKLGTWEVVQHLPAYYSVGHLSIVGGSSTEPYGKYLIAMNKITKDRYLPVGMELPQSAQLYDISSGKAELLSDFPTVGEPHYSQMIPAKLLMDKTAKLYPLEENKHPYATKSENEAKIVRLGSTIHIYMTAIRSHFKPDIIEAKTGETLYFHVTNLEQDYDIPHGFAIGGAPNMTNLLIMPGETRTFKWVAPKPGIYPFYCTDFCSALHQEMQQYIRVSP encoded by the coding sequence ATGAACAAAAAATCAAATCTAATATTGATTATATTAGGAGTCACACTTTTTTCATTGATTCCTAATTGTAAAAAAGGTGCATCAACAGCAACACTTGCTTCCGATGCAGCTTCTCGAGTTTACGTCGCACCAGGAGAAAAGGACGAAGTGTACGCCTTTTTATCTGGTGGATTTAGCGGCCAGATGTCAGTTTACGGAATCCCATCGGCGCGGTTATTCAAAATCATTCCAGTGTTTTCTGTTTTTCCTGAAAACGGGTATGGATTTGATGAAGAAACCAAAGATATGTTAAAAACAACTCATGGTTATGTGCCGTGGGATGACAGCCATCACGTTGAAGCATCGATGACAGATGGAAAACAAGATGGTCGTTGGATGTTTTTAAATGCAAACAACACACCGAGGCTTGCAAGGATTGATTTAAAGTCTTTTGAAACCAAGGAAATTTTAGAAATTCCAAACACAGCAGGAAACCATGCTTCCCCATTTGCTACCGAAAACACAGAGTATCTAATGGCAGCGACACGTTTCTCGGTTCCTGTTCCCCAAGCAAGTGTGGCAATCGATAGTTTTTCCAAAGGTGGGTTCAAAGGAACTGTCACTATGGTAAAAGTTGATAAAAACACAGGAAGACTTTCTATTGAATTACAGGTTCTTGTTCCTGGATTCAACTATGACTTATCCCATTGTGGGAAAAAGAAATCCCATGACTGGTGTTTCTTCAGTAGTTACAATTCGGAACAAGCACATAAAATGTTAGAGGTTGGGGCTTCCAAAAAAGATAAAGACTTTATCTTAGCATTCAACTGGGTTCGTGCAAAGGAATGTAAAGACCAAGGCAAGGCTTATAATTTTGGTGGTGACTACGTAAACAACTTTCATGATGAAAACAAACCTGCCGTATCCACTCGGTTAAGCGGTGTGAAAATGTTAAATCCGAAAGATTGTCCAGGTATGATGTATTATATGCCAACACCAAAAAGTCCACATGGAACCGATGTTGACTCCACAGGAGAATACATTGTTGGTGGTGGAAAGTTAGCTTCTGTCATTCCCGTTCACTCCTTTAGCAAAATGATCGAAGTAAAAGATAAGAAAGAACACCATTCCACTGAAATCGAAGGGATTCCCGTTCTTAAATATGAATCTACACTTGCTGGTGAAGTACAAAAACCATGTCTTGGTCCATTACATACTGAGTTCGACGGTCAAGGGTATGCTTATACATCTTGTTTCGTAAGTTCTGAAGTAGTAAAATGGAAACTGGGAACTTGGGAAGTGGTCCAACATCTTCCAGCTTATTATAGTGTAGGTCACTTATCAATAGTTGGTGGTAGTTCAACAGAACCTTATGGTAAATATCTAATCGCCATGAACAAAATCACTAAAGATCGCTATCTACCAGTGGGTATGGAATTACCTCAAAGTGCTCAGCTTTATGATATCTCATCTGGTAAAGCAGAGTTATTATCTGACTTCCCTACCGTTGGGGAACCACACTATTCACAAATGATTCCTGCGAAACTGCTTATGGATAAAACTGCAAAACTCTATCCTCTAGAGGAAAACAAACATCCATATGCAACCAAAAGCGAGAATGAAGCAAAAATCGTAAGACTTGGAAGTACCATTCATATCTACATGACAGCCATTCGTTCTCACTTCAAACCAGATATTATTGAAGCAAAAACTGGAGAAACTTTATACTTCCACGTTACCAACCTGGAACAAGACTACGATATTCCTCATGGTTTTGCGATCGGTGGAGCACCTAACATGACAAATCTACTCATCATGCCAGGGGAAACTAGAACCTTCAAGTGGGTGGCTCCAAAACCGGGTATTTATCCATTTTATTGCACTGACTTCTGTTCTGCTCTCCACCAAGAGATGCAACAGTACATCCGAGTTAGTCCATAA
- a CDS encoding fasciclin domain-containing protein, which produces MNKIKFQLTMIAAITCLSLVGVNCGKNEDSNSGKGISAVADDKSQQDVLKIAMGSKDHTTLVAAVQAAGLVDSLANQGPFTVFAPTNDAFAKLPAGTVDDLLKPSQKDSLKNILEYHVVVGNLTESILKSEFTGKDDELGMANGSHTKVSIKNGKVMINGATIVASIPATNGIIHVVDTVLLPPAKK; this is translated from the coding sequence ATGAACAAAATAAAATTTCAACTAACAATGATCGCAGCTATCACCTGTCTTTCGCTAGTCGGTGTAAATTGCGGAAAAAATGAAGATTCCAATTCTGGCAAAGGGATATCGGCAGTTGCAGATGACAAATCACAACAAGATGTTCTAAAAATAGCTATGGGTTCTAAAGACCATACAACCCTTGTCGCAGCTGTCCAAGCAGCAGGTCTCGTGGATTCCCTTGCAAACCAAGGCCCATTCACTGTGTTTGCACCAACAAACGATGCCTTTGCGAAATTACCAGCAGGCACTGTTGATGATCTTTTAAAACCAAGTCAAAAGGATTCATTAAAGAACATATTAGAATACCACGTTGTTGTAGGTAACTTAACTGAATCCATTTTGAAATCTGAGTTCACAGGTAAAGACGATGAACTCGGTATGGCGAACGGAAGTCATACAAAAGTTTCCATAAAAAATGGAAAGGTAATGATCAATGGTGCAACGATAGTGGCATCCATTCCTGCAACGAACGGAATCATCCATGTTGTGGATACGGTATTACTACCCCCAGCCAAGAAATGA
- a CDS encoding bacteriohemerythrin has translation MITNWDSKYETNISEIDSQHKKLFRLINNIEEVYDENKHHLSGKTKILIDAVSELEDYTLSHFLIEERVMELNQYPDLEAHILQHNKFTDKILDLKNRLNQGDLHSSDGLLDVFFKDLIEFLRAWLTNHILKEDMDYKPFIKFSI, from the coding sequence ATGATAACAAATTGGGATTCGAAATATGAAACAAACATTTCCGAGATTGATTCTCAACATAAAAAACTCTTTCGTTTGATCAATAATATCGAAGAAGTTTATGATGAAAACAAACACCACCTATCGGGTAAAACAAAGATATTGATAGATGCTGTTTCGGAATTAGAGGATTATACTCTTAGTCATTTTTTAATTGAAGAACGTGTGATGGAATTAAACCAATATCCTGATTTGGAAGCACATATCTTACAACATAACAAGTTTACAGATAAAATTTTGGATCTAAAGAATCGATTAAATCAAGGAGATTTACATTCTAGTGATGGTTTATTAGATGTATTCTTTAAAGATTTAATAGAATTTCTACGTGCATGGCTTACCAATCATATTCTTAAAGAGGATATGGATTACAAACCGTTCATTAAGTTTAGTATTTAA